Proteins from a genomic interval of Flammeovirgaceae bacterium SG7u.111:
- a CDS encoding TRAP transporter large permease subunit, giving the protein MIALALFLCLIVLLLLGYPVAFTLAGVSIIFGFYVFGLEFFNLLPLRIYGTMGNYVLLAVPLFVYMGVMLEKSGIAERLLDTMAMLFGRLKGGLAIAVILVGAMLAASTGIVGATVVTMGLLSLPTMLKRGYKPELATGTIAASGTLGQIIPPSIVLVLLGSVMNISVGDLFVGAVIPGLTLVIVYILYVFIVAIVSPQSAPPVPAAEVKKFMATNAVSKIIRAFVLPMLLVLSVLGSIFAGIASPTEAAAVGALMATILTFFEKKLSWKVLQEVMRETTFLTCMVFIILVGATAFGLVFRGVEGDDALIYFIQSSNLSPYAFLAFVMVAIFIAGFFIDFIEIIFIFMPVVTPVFAAYNMELLWVAVLVSMNLQTSFLTPPFGFSLFYLKGVAPPEIKTTQIYRGIIPFILIQLVMLVLIILFPDFVTWLPKFMAN; this is encoded by the coding sequence ATGATTGCATTAGCACTTTTTCTCTGCTTGATTGTCCTTTTACTTCTTGGCTATCCCGTTGCATTTACCTTGGCAGGAGTTTCCATCATTTTCGGGTTTTATGTTTTTGGGTTAGAATTTTTCAACCTACTGCCCCTTCGCATCTATGGCACTATGGGTAACTACGTCCTCTTGGCCGTCCCACTCTTTGTGTACATGGGCGTGATGCTCGAAAAATCGGGCATTGCCGAACGCCTACTCGACACCATGGCGATGCTTTTTGGCAGGCTGAAAGGCGGTTTGGCTATTGCCGTAATCTTGGTAGGGGCAATGCTCGCCGCCTCCACGGGAATAGTTGGCGCAACAGTGGTGACCATGGGCTTGCTCAGCTTGCCTACCATGCTCAAAAGAGGCTACAAGCCCGAATTGGCAACGGGTACTATCGCCGCATCGGGCACGCTAGGGCAGATTATCCCGCCTAGCATCGTGTTGGTTTTGCTTGGCAGTGTAATGAATATTTCTGTAGGAGATTTGTTTGTGGGGGCGGTTATCCCAGGGCTCACCTTGGTAATCGTTTATATTCTTTACGTGTTTATAGTAGCCATTGTAAGCCCTCAATCAGCTCCTCCAGTTCCTGCTGCCGAGGTAAAAAAGTTTATGGCAACAAATGCTGTTTCTAAGATTATAAGAGCATTTGTACTTCCCATGTTGCTCGTACTTTCTGTGCTTGGATCTATTTTCGCTGGAATAGCTTCGCCCACCGAGGCTGCGGCAGTAGGTGCGCTTATGGCAACTATCCTAACTTTTTTTGAGAAAAAGCTTTCTTGGAAAGTGCTGCAAGAGGTGATGAGGGAAACCACATTTCTCACGTGTATGGTGTTCATCATTTTGGTGGGAGCTACTGCTTTTGGGTTGGTTTTCCGAGGCGTGGAAGGCGATGATGCACTTATTTACTTTATCCAAAGCTCCAACCTGAGCCCTTATGCCTTCCTAGCTTTTGTGATGGTGGCTATTTTCATCGCAGGATTTTTCATCGATTTTATTGAAATCATCTTCATTTTTATGCCCGTGGTCACCCCTGTTTTTGCCGCTTACAACATGGAATTGCTTTGGGTTGCCGTACTGGTCTCCATGAACCTTCAAACTTCTTTCCTCACTCCACCCTTTGGATTTTCGCTTTTCTACCTCAAAGGCGTGGCTCCGCCCGAAATAAAAACCACCCAGATCTATCGAGGAATCATTCCTTTTATCCTCATCCAACTAGTCATGTTGGTACTCATCATCCTGTTCCCCGACTTCGTAACTTGGCTGCCAAAGTTCATGGCAAACTAG
- a CDS encoding TRAP transporter small permease subunit has translation MVKFLNRYVRFVDQLNEYVGISVSFLTSALVLLICYDVITRYLFSVTHVAIFELEWHIFALIFILGAAYTLKHDKHVRVDIFYSRFSEKGKALVNLFGTIFFLVPFCLVVINGGIPYLETSLKLSEGSNDPGGLPARYIIKGSIIVGFSLLLLQGTSLIITSFFKLTGKNGQVA, from the coding sequence ATGGTAAAGTTTTTAAATAGATATGTTCGGTTTGTTGACCAACTTAATGAATACGTAGGCATCAGCGTCTCTTTTCTGACCAGTGCCTTGGTTTTACTCATTTGCTACGATGTAATCACCCGCTACTTGTTCAGCGTAACCCACGTCGCCATTTTCGAATTGGAATGGCACATTTTTGCCCTCATTTTTATTTTGGGCGCAGCCTACACGCTAAAGCACGACAAACACGTGCGAGTAGATATTTTTTACAGCAGGTTTTCCGAAAAGGGAAAAGCCCTGGTCAATCTATTTGGTACTATCTTTTTCCTTGTCCCTTTTTGCCTTGTAGTTATCAACGGGGGAATCCCTTACCTAGAAACATCTCTAAAACTTTCGGAAGGCTCCAACGATCCTGGTGGGCTACCCGCTCGCTACATCATAAAAGGGAGTATCATCGTCGGTTTTTCCCTGCTTTTGCTCCAGGGAACGTCTCTGATTATTACTTCTTTTTTTAAGCTCACAGGAAAAAACGGACAAGTAGCTTAA
- the prmA gene encoding 50S ribosomal protein L11 methyltransferase: protein MSFISLKVVAPEELQDMLISELAELGFDSFLSSDTGFDCSVEKEAFDEDAVDEVFGFYSKQGSLSYTSEEVVKQNWNKLWETNYDMVEITSECLIRAEFHKPEKEYPYEIIITPKMSFGTGHHGTTTVMVQHQLEIDHKGKKVFDAGSGTGILAIMASKLGAAEVTACDIEDWAVLNGKENAEKNGAELEYLQGTAVEHGKKGEYDIVLANINRNIILEELPTYYEMLKPKGHLLVSGFYVEDIPLVVNKAQGVGFSFTNSKSKTNWAGLVLEKG, encoded by the coding sequence ATGTCATTCATTTCACTCAAAGTAGTTGCGCCAGAAGAATTACAAGATATGCTAATATCAGAATTAGCCGAATTGGGCTTCGATTCCTTTTTAAGTTCCGATACGGGATTTGATTGCTCGGTGGAGAAAGAGGCTTTTGATGAAGATGCTGTAGATGAAGTATTTGGGTTTTATTCCAAGCAAGGAAGCTTGAGCTACACCTCGGAAGAGGTGGTGAAGCAGAACTGGAATAAGCTTTGGGAAACGAATTACGACATGGTGGAAATTACGTCAGAATGCTTGATAAGGGCAGAATTTCACAAACCAGAGAAAGAATATCCTTACGAAATTATCATCACACCCAAAATGTCTTTCGGAACAGGCCATCATGGTACTACTACCGTGATGGTTCAGCACCAGCTGGAAATTGACCACAAAGGGAAAAAAGTGTTTGATGCGGGGTCTGGAACTGGGATTTTGGCAATAATGGCTTCTAAACTTGGAGCAGCTGAAGTAACTGCTTGCGATATTGAAGACTGGGCTGTATTGAATGGGAAAGAAAATGCGGAGAAAAACGGAGCTGAGCTCGAGTACCTTCAGGGAACGGCGGTGGAGCATGGCAAAAAAGGGGAATATGATATAGTACTGGCAAACATCAACCGCAATATTATTTTGGAAGAACTGCCAACGTATTACGAAATGCTCAAGCCAAAGGGGCATTTGTTGGTAAGCGGTTTTTATGTGGAAGACATTCCGCTAGTAGTCAACAAGGCACAAGGTGTTGGTTTTTCTTTTACAAACAGTAAATCCAAAACAAACTGGGCTGGTTTGGTTTTAGAAAAAGGTTAG